Genomic DNA from Setaria italica strain Yugu1 chromosome V, Setaria_italica_v2.0, whole genome shotgun sequence:
gctcgtccaagtgctgcaggcgcaacacctccaaggtatccacacgtgcagggaggaagcgtcgcaagccggactgctagatccgcgagttgcaacaggcgagggcgtgggaggcgcggcaggtgtgtttcgccaaaaaggtgtcaaccctagggcgcccccacccctctatttatagaggttcctgatgggcctctggatccgaggcccattagtacttctaaacctaatccaactcggatcagatccgaattgggcttccagccccttaagtgtgtgaccctatgggttcggatacgtatagacatggcccgagtactcctactcggcccaatagtcggtagcggcctctagcaagacgtgccaactcctatacgcacacgaagatcatatcagacgaaccatcacaacataatatacatgctattccctttgcctcacgatatttggtctagcttcaagccgaccgctctttctcgatcctgtgattcggaatccctttgtaggttaactcttaaccgtacgtagcatagccatgcattttcggatccgatcactcgaggggcccagagatatcactctcaatcagagaggggcaaatcccatcttgattgaccatgtctcatagcacgTTGCTGGGTGCTAAGCAGTTTTGGAAGGTGCAGACGCTAGGCAAATGCCGCTTTTTTGGTTGGGTTGGTCCTTAATGGTCGTTGTTGGACCTCCAATCGACTACAGCGCCATGGTTTAAGGGACAGGGATGATTGTGCACTATATGCACAGGAAGTGGAAACCCTTGACCACCTGTTGACCGATTGTGTGCATAGTCGCGGGACTTGGTTCCGCGTCCTCAGGCATGTTGGTCTGGTCGGTCTGACGTCGCATATGGAGTCCCTACTAGCTGAATGGTGGATACAAGCACGGAAGGCGGCCGCGAAGATTCGGCGGAAGGGTTTTGACTCCCTTGTATGGTTGGACGCTTGTTGCTTTGGAAGATGCTTGTTGCTTTGGAAGGAACGAAACCGCAGGGTACACGAGCGCTCGACACTGCAGCTGGTGGCTTTGGCACCAGTGATCATGGAGGAGGCGAGGCTTTGGGCCCAGGTGGGTTTTGTTGTCCTCCAGCACGTTTTGAGTCCTAGGTTGCTCTAGGTTTCAAGTTCCGGTGGTTGTTAGCCGTTTTGTTTTTGTTGGTAGTTTCATTTCCTTTTGCCTTTGCTATGTTTTTGTACCTAGATTGTTTACCTCTGTATAACACTTTctctcttcttaatgaaaaacatgctaTGCACATCTTAAAAAAAGATTGCTACCCGCAAATTAAACGAAGATGACCGGACAGTAGACTCTGCCATCCCCCCCCCTCCCCGGAGACGGTGTTGCAGGCAGACTGGCGCAGGCCCACCCTTTTTTGCCCCATGGGCAATGGCTGCAAGCACTGGGACTGCGGCTTGTCGTGGTAACGCTAAACGTCAGTCACCTATCGTTTAGATATGTATTCGGACTAAACGGTCAATTAAACGGGTTAAACAGCTATTAAACGTGCTAAACGGGTGATGAAACGGACACAGGTAGGCACTATGTAGCGTGTAAACGGGCTAAACAACCGTGTACGCGAACAATGCTTCGGAGaattttttctacatttttcacaaaaatTAGTCTCtcaattttaaaaaatatataatagtCATGTGTCGCCAACCAATGGACGACTTCTGAAAATGCATCATAAGCTAGGcaacattctttttttttaaaaaaaaatcatacattCAGCGAGTAGTTTTCAGCCGACAAGTTGGGATGCACTTCTTCAGCTTTATAGGTGACTAAAAAGTCGACCAACAATAGACATGTTGCGCTATAAATATAGCCTAGAGGATGCACGTTCTTTGAAAAGTTTCCATTCATGAGTCACACATtgctattttatatttttttaaatcagCGAGTAGTTCTTAAAAAAAGGACTTCAGGATGTACTCGCTGAAGCTACTTAACGGGCTAGCTTGGTTATCCTACAAGTCAGCCCAGATTTCGCAATAAAAGAAGCCCGTAACTTCTTCAAGCAAGACGTATAAAGCAGTAGGCGAGCGGATTCGATCGAAGTGTGGGAGATCCACAAAGAATGCATTTCAATTTGCAAATATGTCGAGTTGTAGAACAGGTTATGCACTTATGCTGCCTACAATAATTCAGTCTTTTTAGATGATAAAATGCCCATGTTCACAACGAAGCCCTTCACATAGACACACAGGACAAACTGTATTACAACGAGAAGCCTACGGTGTTCCCAAGCTACAGTTAGAACCGGATGAACAAAAGGATTGGCCATACGCCATTTtacatgaaaataaaaacagagaAGTACACAACAAATGACAAAAGAATCACAGGACCAGCTCTCAGTACATACCCTACACACAAGCTAACCAAGCTAATGGAAAACTAGCAATACCTGCGTGGTATTATTATAATCAGGCCTTCAACTTTGCCACAAGACATCAATTTCTTGGTTGATGTCCGTGACAATCAGAATACCGCAATGCGCTCAGCATCAAACCTTCCTGACCTGAATGTTGTGTGTTGATTGTGATCTCCAGATGGGCTGTTTGCCACTTTGAACCAGTGCAACCTCCTCGCCGTCCCTAACCATACCATGTTTCTGTAAACAAGGCATCATATTAGGAGGTCTATCTTTGATCCTTGGTTAAATAAATTCATAAATTGTATAAAATGGGCGGGAAGCAGATCTTAAAGGCGCAATTCCTTTATTATGTGGATAGATGAATTCTACCAACAGCTGTGCAGGCGCAATTCGTAATGTCTCATTCTGCTACCAACAGCTGTTCAGGTCAGACTACCTTATTATGTGGATAGCTGAATTCTACCTTAATTTACCTCAGCAACATTACTTTGGTGCAGCATTGCACCACACGATAAGGATGTGATATCAATGTATCAGATATTCCAGCCCCAAAAACTTTGGTTAGAAATAGTCAATGGTACACTGACAGCAACTACATTCAAGCCATCGTTGCTATTCTCATTCTGCCAATTGTTGTTAACAAGATATAGGGCTGCTGTTCTCAGCACACCCGTTCTTTTGGTTGTTTGTATATTCTTAAAGGTTTTCTGTAACTCTAGTCGCTGGGGAAAGGGTTGCACTTGCTGCTTCAAACATATTTACTCCCCTTTTGTTTATGAATTATAGGACTGGCTGGCCTCTCAGTCTGTGAATGGTAATGCCTCAGATTTGGCCATGTTGTACATCAAGATGCGAATGTCATGACACGCACTGTTTAGTGTTTGCCCAAGTTGCAGCTGTAGGTAAACCTACTTTACAGTTTTAACAATGTTAAGTTCCTGTGAGATTGTTCTCGATGTTAAGATGCGGTATGGATACTGTTACTAACATAATGATCTGATAATGAATTGGTATCATGAGGATATCAAATTAAAGTTCTTATTAatatataataaaaataatcaACCAGGTGACCAAAAATAACTAAAAAAGATGTATGAGTCATTACCAGCAAATAGGACAAAGCATCACCGAATGTCTTCTCAGCATCATCAGAAAATTCCATTTGAACTGGACATACACCTTGGTACAAAGCCAATCGTTGTCTAACTCTCTCCCTGTAAATAGACCAGCAACAAAAATTAATTTGATAAGATATGTGAGGAttgtaaataaaaaaataaacaaaaggcGAAAACATAAACCAAAAACAAACTCATCTCAGACAATCTGTTTCAGATCAGTTGCCCCTGTGCAACAGGAGTATATCACTTTTTTCCAAGGAAATGCTAATGGTGGATAGTTTACCATTAAAACTATAGATTTCTTGCAGCAATTTCATAAGAAACTCTATGTCCAGCAACAACCAAATGTCCCCTTTCCTAAATATGTATCAGCATAACACACAGCCTGATGAAGCGTTTTGGGTGTCAACTCTTCACACTTAGTATTCAACCAATTGTAGAGGGGCTACACATAGCTGGGTTCCAGGCTTCCAGGACTACTCGATAATAAATCACAAAGCCCAACATCTAGGGTTCATTTTCGATAGGCTAAGAATCCATAGTCTTGAGATGTCCTCAGGACACTATTTTGGTTATCTAGAATTCATATCTTGCATGTGAACCACAAAATCACATATATGATTCAAAGGAAATGGGTACTTGGTTTCATCCGTCATCATTAAAACAACACTAGTACATGCCCACACTTTCAATGGCCATGATTGTTCCAAAGGTTATTAACAAATTATTGGGTCGGACAAGGCAGCCTAATTGGTTCGTATTCCAAAATTATGATAGATTACAAGAAAACAGAAAAGTATTGTTCAATTTTCATTGTGCTCAAATAGTTAGCAGCATCTCTTCAATAGGCCATCGTCAGTATGATTATATAAAATATGCCCTTGGAGACATTACAGGATATATAAATAGGACAGTAGCAGATTTTGTATTGTAGGCTGCATCCCTATGAACAAAAGTAGAAAACTTACTGATCTGTAAAGGCAAAAATAGTGCCAGAGGGACGATAGTGACTAAGCAGGATAGCCATAAATCCTGTCCTGGTGAAAACCACTATTGATGTTCGGAGAGTATTTGACATCATTGTTGCATGGTACGCGAACATTTCGCTCATGTGGTTCTACAGAACGACAAGTGGTTAGAAAATGGAAGTGGCTAATCAGCGTGATGGAGAAAGACTGAAGTTGTCGAACCTTGAAAACCTGACCAAGGTCAGCAGGTGTTTCTCCACCAGGAATAGTTGCTTCAGTTCTCAGGGCAACTGTGTGCATGACCTTAACAGCTTTCAAGGGAAATCTGTCAAAATCCATAAGCTTAGTGTCATATCTACTCTTATATTCATTATAAATTAGGGGACGAAAATATATAAGACTTGCAAATTATACAAACCAAGGAGGAGAGACCAGAGCTTCCAAACCAAAAATAGAGATACCCTTATCTATATAAATCTATTTGTTTGCAACAATATTGTTCAGGGAGCTATTGTACCTAAGTTATTTCTTTGAATAACCAAGATGCCATCAAACCAGGCAGTCCATTGTAAGTTCAATTGAATTATCCCAAATGCCTAAAACATCAAAGGAAACTGAAAGAATCTATGACATTAAAGAGTTCAGATTTGATATGCTGGGAACACAATTAAACAGTATATTCCATATTCCATAGAAGCAAACAGAAGGGGCAAGCAATTCAGTCTGCAACAGTATGTTTTTTCACTTTTTGTATTAATTCGCACTGTCAGTTATGATAGTATCTAGAACATTTGAAGAATGCAATCGCCAGATAACATGATGTAGCAGCGCAAAAGTATTGGTAAAACAGCTAATTGTTCATGGAACAAAAAAAAGGTAATTATGCACTAGTAACATTAGGTGAGATATGTTTGTTCATATAGTTAGCTAATTAGACCAGTAGAAAATATCTTGTTATGAACAAAAAGCAAAACACACATACTTTCCATGTGCAGTTTCTCCAGAAAGCATAACTGCATCAGCACCCTCTCGAACAGCGATAGCAATGTCTGAAACTTCTGCCCGGGTCGGAGTTGGATGAACAATCATACTTTCCAGCATATTAGTAGCAACAATTACAGCCTTTCCCATGCTCCTGCACATTCTAATAATTTCTTCCTGCAAGAAGGAACATGGCATTTGAGGAAGATACAAATTTCTGTCATCTTTTTAGGATAAAAAGGAGATAAATTTTACTCATGAGCAAGCATTAGGTATGGCAGCTTTCAAATGGGACTGTAACATATAGGCTACATTACCATGTATAAACAAGCTATACAAAGTAATCCAAACAACTGGATAGGCACATCTGTGTGCACTTTAGCATTGCAGTGCTATAGTTTATAAGAGACATGATCGAGTGACATCATACCTGCAACAGTGGGACCTCCTCAATAGGTAGTTCAGCTCCCAGGTCACCCCTCGCAACCATAGCCTATACAGTTCAATATTAAATTAGTTAGTTCCTTCGAAATGTCAAGTGAGAGCTTCCAGTGGTGAAATCAATAGGGCATGCCCTTAAAACTAAAATCAGAACGAGGAAAATAGATCAGAGAAATATTCATGATTTCTCATACAAGTCAAGACCATTCATACAAAGATAAATCTTTTGATGGCATTTCACTAAACCCATGCATAATTATGACCAGTTCCTACCCCATCAGATGCTGAGATGATTGAATGTAGGTTAGGAATGGAGTCTGCACTTTCGATTTTCACAGTTACATGTATGTCAGCATTGCGGCCTgaaaatagaataaaatgaACTCAATGAATTATGGAACAAGTGCATGATATGATTGTTTGTAAAGTAGGATTGATAATTACTTCTTAGATAATCCTTCAGCTCGTGGACAACTTGAGCATCTTTCACAAAAGAAACAGCATAGTAATCAACCTGATTATCCACACCAAATTTAATGTCATCCCAGTCCTTGTCTGCACATTTGAAATAGGTGTATGAAACAAGAGCACATACATTAGATGCAGTACACAAAGGAAAAAATGCTGACTATTACCAGTTATTGATGGCAAGGTTGCACTCTTTCCGCGAACGTTCAGGTGGCGCCTAGATTTCAATTCACCTCCGTCAACAACTTCACATTTCACAGAATCTTCAGTTTTTGACTTGACCAGAAATGACATCATTCCTCCTAAAAATTTAAAACACCAATTCAATAAGAACATGAAGCACAATCACTGAAAACCAAAGATGCATTAGATAAGAGTCAAAACTGAACAGGTATCTGACACCAATATAATTGAAGGGTTATACAGTTGTGTGGAACTAAGCCAGAAGAAAGTTAATGTTTGTGAATTTCATCTCAGAAAATTTGGAGCAGTACTGAATTAGTGATGTACACCAATACTCTGACAATTTCTTATGTAAAGATTACAGTCGAGCATGTCTTGAACCCTGGTCTgaacattcataaaaatttgATGAATAATTTGTGCTAGTTCAGATCCAAATGCTCTAGCAAAGACCCACATCATGTGTAAGTGGAGAAACTAAAGAATATCATTATGATGAGCAAAACTAGGAAAAGTTTTATTGCAATTATGGACAGCAGTTGACAAGCaagccaaaaaaaatagtacTGGAACTATTTTGATAAAAGTGATTTTTTTGGGGTTTTCAGATTTCACAGACGATGTGTGCAATCATGTGACACttggccaaaagaaaagaagaaaagagagacaAAACATAGAATATTAGATAAGGAATATAATATCATCATACCATCTACAAGGAGCATGTCACCCACTTCAACATCGTTAACAAAGTCGTCATAGTTAACACTGACACATGTATCAGTCCCAACTCCCCTTTTAATTGTAAAAGTGAACTCTTGGCCACTTTCCAGAAAAATCGGTTGAGGCAAATCTCCACTCCGAACTTCTGGTCCCTGATTTGTAAATCAAGATGAATCAAATGCAGAAGAAATGTTTAATCCTATTCATCACTAATATAGAGAATCAACTACTAGCAGCCTAGCAGGACGATCTAAGACTAATAGTAATAAGAACTAAAAATACTGCAGGAAAGTGACTTCTTTTTCTGCCCTTTATTGAAACCAAAAGAAAGCAGCTTCCAAGGATAGGAACTACCTATCTTTTTTACATTTAGTGTAGATGCCCTGAAAGAAGTAATACCAACCTTCGTGTCTAGCATGATAGCAATCACATTATCTGTATGTGACGCATTATATTCCTTCACCAGATCAATAACTTTCTGGTGTGACGCATGGTCTCCATGTGACATATTAAGCCGGGCAACATTCATGCCAGTCTCAGCGAGTTTCCATATCATCTCTCTAGTGTTGGTTGAGGGACCGATGGTGCACACAATCTTTGTCTTGCGCCTCACATTTGGTTTAGACCACACACCATTTGCTGCAGTTGCAAGTTGCTGGATAGCCTTAAGATGCTGGAAGTTTGCTTCTTCCTGCCAAAATAAAGATATTATTAGTAATGaggtttcaaatttcaaatcaaaaGGTGCCATTCCAAGGATACATTAGCACAAGTCTATGCGGTTCCCTTCTTGGTGGAAGCGGATTCCGCAACAAATTTGACAGTGCCTGGTGCCATTTTGGCAAACAGGAAAACAAAAAACTACGTCCAGGCAACCAGCACGCAATAGGTTGCAACAAATCAAAAAGGTAAATGTGCACATTTGCAGGGTTGCACCATAATTTAGACTTGTGTTCGTGTTACtcaataaaacaagcggaaCAAAACAGCTTCAGTATCACGTCCTAGGAATGCATGGAACATGGAATAGCGAAAGGAAAATACTCGCCAAAGTCTAATTGATTTCATGTGCAAATATATATATTGATAAAAAGCGATAACGACATCCCCCGGACGATTCCGCCCTCCGAATTTCGCCGCGACAAGGGCGAAAGCGACCTCGAATCCAATTTCACCATCAGGAACAGCCAATTTTCACGCCCAATCGGCACGACAGCAACTTGAGACATCAAAATCCCATCCCCATCCCAAATCCACCCAGGTACGCGCGACCCCCAAGCCCAGTCCCCCCACCACCAGCGCGGCGCAACTGCACAGCCagtacgaggaggaggaggtgacgcGCTACCTTGacggccgcgtcgtcgtcgggcgACACCGGCAGCACCTCGGGCTCGGTGCGCGGGGCGCGGCTTATGACGGATACCATCTGCGACTCGCGGCGGCCCCTCgcggccacggcgccgccgctccacctctcCCTAGAGGCGCACGCCCCGAGCTGCAGCCTCGGGGACGGCCGGAGCCCGTCCGCCCCAGATCCGCCGCCCAGGGGCCTGGCCGCTGCCACCGCGGCGGTGCCCGACGctgccaccacctgcgccgccatCCTCGAGCTCGGCGAGAGATTTGGGATTGGACGAAGTGGTAGGGAGGAGGCCGGATGGGGGTGGTGCCGTGCGCGCCGCGCGGTGGAGGGGTGGTGGGTTTAAGGTAGGACGAGGGTGGCTGGCTGGATTGCTGTGGATGCGGCGGCTTTGTTTGTATCGAACGCGGGTGGGGAAGAGGAGCGGGACCCGCGCGGCAGCCACGGCTGAGCTGGCGGCGTCACTCGGCCGTGCTCCGCGCCCGCTGCCTCCTCGGCGTGGCGCGCGCCTCATCCACGAACAGTGCTCTTACCTTGGAGTCTCCGCCGTGGCTTTTGGCTTGGGATTCGGAACATGCGGCGTGGTTCTGTTGGGTCCGGTCACGAGGCGGGGGCGTGACCTCGGAAGCGCCAGCGCGAGGCAGCTTGCGAACAAGAAACGGCCGATGGTTTGGCAcgagcgagccagcgaggcatggGGCCTGGTTGCCTGGAGAGTCTAGGGTGTGATTGGTTCTCTTCCCTGAGGAGCCTGGCTCGCATCAGGGAACCTGGCCGGCCGGAACCAGAACCAGGATGTGGGGATGCAATGGGGTCGTGTTTGGTTGTCGTTTGAGTTGAACCAGGCTGCGAAGATACGGTGATTGGTTGCACGTACGAATCTAGAATTCAAAAAACAGACGTTGTTTGGTTGGTCGCATACAGGCAGTTCGAATCACCACTTGCATTGAGAAGGTGAGGTTACCTAGCTGAACATAGTTTGAGGAAAGTAGAGTTTGtaactaaactaaaattacTTAGACTTTGAAACTAAAACCACTATTATTACAGCTTGAACTAAGATAATTAAAGCCTCTAACAACATGAACATATATTTACAGTCCCATTGACCATTGTTGATAATAGGTCGAGGTTGCGCCGGTAGGTGAGTAGGTTGAAATTTGGCACCATGAAAAGCTTCCATCGCTTCGTCTTTGGTCTTGTACTTCTTGTAGCATGCTCCCTTGAATCCATTCACCTGATCATGGCAAGCCTCCCAACTGCAGTAGACTCCAGTGTGACGACCAACAGTAACAACGTACCACGCCATGTGTTCTACAAAATGGACAAAACAAAGTATCATTGGCCTTACAAAAAAACAGACAACAAGTGCTAAATTTCAGAGAACAAAAATGACagatcattggcaaagggctaatgctcagATTCAGGAACAGGGTCAATGAAGTAGCTAGATGACAGCAATTAGCACAGCACAAAGTCTAATTGTACCACCAAATAACCTGACAAGTGCTCAATTTCAGGAAAAAAATGACAGGTCATTGCTCAGAGGGCTACTGCTCAGATTCAGGAATAGGTTAGAGGAAGTAAGTAAATGACAGCAATTAGCACAGAACAGAATGCATTGTACCACCAAATAACCTGAGAAGTGCTCAATTTCAGAACAAAAATGACAGATCATTGGCATAGGGCTACTGCTCAGATTCAGGAATAGGTTAGAGGAATTAGCTGAATGACAGCAATTAGCACAGAATCTAGAATTGTACCACCAAATAACCTGACAAGTGCTCAATTTATGAAAAAAAACAGACAGATCATTGGCAAAGGGATACTGCTCAGTTTCAGGAATAACAGAGGAATTAGCTAAATGACAGCAATTAGCACAGAACAACAAGGCAATTCTAGCACCAAATAACCTGATAAGTggtcaatttcagaaaaaaatatgacagatcattggcaaagggctaatgctcagAATCAGGAACAGGATAATTGGAGTAGCAGAATGACAGCAACTAGCACTCTACAAAGTCCACTTGTACTTACAAATAACCTAACAACAAGTGGTACATTTCAGAAAACATAAATGACAGAATGCATATGCAAATGGCTAATGCTCAGATTCAGGAACAGGTTAAAGGAAGTAGGTAAATGACACAAATTAACACAGATCAAAGTAGCATTGGCCTTAGAAATAACCTGACAACAAGTGCTCAATTTGAGATAACAAAAATGGCAAATGACAGAAATTAACACATCACCATCTATAATTGGGCTAACAAGTAATCTGCCAACAAGTGCAAGTAATCTGTTAACTAACATGACAGATCATGTAGCAAAGGGCTAATGACA
This window encodes:
- the LOC101781368 gene encoding plastidial pyruvate kinase 2, which gives rise to MAAQVVAASGTAAVAAARPLGGGSGADGLRPSPRLQLGACASRERWSGGAVAARGRRESQMVSVISRAPRTEPEVLPVSPDDDAAVKEEANFQHLKAIQQLATAANGVWSKPNVRRKTKIVCTIGPSTNTREMIWKLAETGMNVARLNMSHGDHASHQKVIDLVKEYNASHTDNVIAIMLDTKGPEVRSGDLPQPIFLESGQEFTFTIKRGVGTDTCVSVNYDDFVNDVEVGDMLLVDGGMMSFLVKSKTEDSVKCEVVDGGELKSRRHLNVRGKSATLPSITDKDWDDIKFGVDNQVDYYAVSFVKDAQVVHELKDYLRSRNADIHVTVKIESADSIPNLHSIISASDGAMVARGDLGAELPIEEVPLLQEEIIRMCRSMGKAVIVATNMLESMIVHPTPTRAEVSDIAIAVREGADAVMLSGETAHGKFPLKAVKVMHTVALRTEATIPGGETPADLGQVFKNHMSEMFAYHATMMSNTLRTSIVVFTRTGFMAILLSHYRPSGTIFAFTDQERVRQRLALYQGVCPVQMEFSDDAEKTFGDALSYLLKHGMVRDGEEVALVQSGKQPIWRSQSTHNIQVRKV